One Leucobacter muris DNA segment encodes these proteins:
- a CDS encoding PucR family transcriptional regulator, which translates to MESKISTSPADGALRLEALVSELGPHTATAVGADPAGRTVRAAEFHDALEELPDEPDTLLLAPSTTQAAAAEFEALAVLAARLGYAAIALKCRDADVDALAGISRRTGIPLIRVGERVSWRIFDALIAQLLGEHRYSEDTHRDQGAEPLFALANELAEFFGGSVAIEDLGRRIIAYSSVPGQVIDRLRTQGILTRKVPDSPFNDDQYRTVLRSTEPIKYPRLDDEEPRVAFAIHAGTLPLGTVWAIDASGAPELTAEQEERMRTAAALAASHMLDDLRVRRATQQPREDRFRTLLDGDDAGGSEFAELGISEEHGAELLVFFPEQREHSPLPAQLRSLLQRHLVLQRPEAVTAVRGGRVYALVEHAGSRSPRDLVEPVLPVIDRLLGPGVRVALPGVASRPGEIAPLRDLATRLFDVAPAAPADAPDARLLTVEALRPALVFERAAALFAEASELGSPAIGLLRETDPLVADTLIAWCGAFGNVARTARELGIHENTVRYRLKRAHEHHGVDLYDPDTLLAAWLQLRCGVGAV; encoded by the coding sequence TGCGGACGGTGCGCTGCGACTCGAGGCCCTGGTCTCGGAGCTGGGCCCGCACACGGCGACCGCGGTCGGCGCAGACCCGGCCGGCCGCACCGTGCGCGCCGCCGAGTTCCACGACGCGCTCGAGGAGCTGCCCGACGAGCCCGACACGCTCCTCCTGGCCCCCTCGACCACGCAGGCCGCGGCGGCCGAGTTCGAGGCGCTCGCCGTTCTCGCGGCGCGACTCGGCTACGCCGCCATCGCGCTGAAGTGCCGCGACGCCGACGTCGACGCGCTGGCGGGGATCTCGCGCCGCACCGGAATCCCCCTCATCCGCGTCGGCGAGCGGGTGAGCTGGCGCATCTTCGACGCGCTCATCGCCCAGCTGCTCGGCGAGCACCGCTACAGCGAGGACACCCACCGCGACCAGGGCGCAGAACCGCTCTTCGCGCTGGCGAACGAGCTCGCCGAGTTCTTCGGCGGATCCGTCGCCATCGAAGACCTCGGCCGTCGCATCATCGCCTACTCCTCAGTGCCCGGGCAGGTCATCGACCGCCTCCGCACCCAGGGCATCCTCACCCGGAAGGTGCCGGACTCCCCGTTCAACGACGACCAGTACCGCACCGTGCTCCGGTCGACGGAGCCGATCAAGTACCCGCGCCTCGACGACGAGGAGCCGCGCGTCGCCTTCGCCATCCACGCCGGCACCCTGCCCCTCGGCACCGTGTGGGCGATCGATGCGAGCGGCGCCCCGGAGCTCACCGCCGAGCAGGAGGAGCGCATGCGCACCGCCGCAGCCCTCGCCGCATCGCACATGCTCGACGACCTGCGCGTGCGACGCGCCACCCAGCAGCCCCGCGAGGACCGGTTTCGCACCCTGCTCGACGGCGACGACGCCGGCGGCTCGGAGTTCGCCGAACTCGGCATCTCCGAAGAGCACGGCGCAGAGCTCCTCGTGTTCTTCCCCGAGCAGCGCGAGCACTCGCCCCTCCCGGCGCAGCTGCGCTCCCTCCTGCAGCGCCACCTCGTGCTCCAGCGCCCCGAGGCGGTCACGGCCGTGCGCGGCGGCCGCGTCTACGCGCTCGTCGAGCACGCCGGATCCCGGTCGCCGCGAGATCTCGTCGAGCCCGTACTGCCGGTCATCGACCGGCTGCTCGGGCCCGGCGTGCGCGTCGCGCTGCCGGGCGTCGCGTCGAGGCCCGGCGAGATCGCACCGCTGCGCGACCTCGCGACACGCCTCTTCGACGTCGCGCCCGCGGCGCCCGCCGACGCGCCCGACGCGCGCCTGCTCACCGTCGAGGCCCTGCGACCCGCGCTCGTCTTCGAGCGGGCCGCCGCCCTCTTCGCCGAAGCCTCCGAACTGGGGTCGCCGGCGATCGGGCTCCTGCGCGAGACCGACCCCCTCGTGGCCGACACCCTCATCGCCTGGTGCGGCGCCTTCGGCAACGTCGCTCGCACGGCGCGCGAACTCGGCATCCACGAGAACACGGTGCGCTACCGCCTGAAGCGGGCGCACGAGCACCACGGCGTCGACCTCTACGATCCGGATACGCTGCTCGCAGCGTGGCTGCAGCTGCGCTGCGGAGTCGGGGCCGTCTGA
- a CDS encoding FAD-dependent oxidoreductase, with protein sequence MSKMRLAIVGAGPAGIYAADLLLKAERDFEVEIDLFEQLPAPYGLVRYGVSPDHPRIKGIITALREVLDSGDIRYFGNVRYGEDITLADLKKHYHAVIFATGAIRDASLNIPGIDAEGSYGAADFVSWFDGHPDVPRTWPLEAREVGVVGNGNVALDISRMLIKHADDLLPTEIPDNVYAGLKQNPIEELHLFGRRGPKYVKFTPLELRELGEVRDVDMVVDERDFDVDDAYADETLSKNKQVVVMTRIMDKWRAEQQQREAGEVEPASRRLHLHFWSKPVEVVVEDGRVAGLRVERTAPDGQGGVIDTGEFEVIPMQSLYRAVGYFGSPLDEIPFDDARGVIPNAQGRVQDLEGEQIPGVYATGWIKRGPVGLIGHTKSDAMETLECLMEDRANWWQPEAPEAEAIPELLHAREVPYTTIEGWHRLDDHELGLGEQAGRTRVKVVPRDEMTRIARAE encoded by the coding sequence ATGAGCAAGATGCGACTGGCGATCGTCGGGGCAGGGCCGGCGGGGATCTACGCCGCCGATCTGCTGCTGAAGGCGGAGCGCGACTTCGAGGTCGAGATCGACCTGTTCGAGCAGCTTCCGGCGCCGTACGGCCTCGTGCGCTACGGCGTCTCGCCCGATCACCCGCGCATCAAGGGCATCATCACCGCGCTGCGCGAGGTGCTCGACAGCGGTGACATCCGCTACTTCGGCAACGTGCGCTACGGCGAGGACATCACGCTGGCAGACCTCAAGAAGCACTACCACGCGGTGATCTTCGCGACGGGCGCGATCCGCGACGCCTCGCTGAACATCCCCGGCATCGACGCCGAGGGCTCCTACGGCGCCGCCGACTTCGTGAGCTGGTTCGACGGGCACCCCGACGTGCCCCGCACCTGGCCGCTCGAGGCGCGCGAGGTGGGCGTCGTCGGCAACGGCAACGTGGCGCTCGACATCTCGCGCATGCTGATCAAGCACGCCGACGACCTGCTGCCCACCGAGATCCCCGACAACGTGTACGCGGGGCTCAAGCAGAACCCGATCGAGGAGCTGCACCTCTTCGGCCGCCGCGGCCCCAAGTACGTGAAGTTCACGCCGCTCGAACTGCGCGAGCTCGGCGAGGTGCGCGACGTCGACATGGTGGTGGACGAGCGCGACTTCGACGTCGACGACGCCTACGCCGACGAGACGCTCTCGAAGAACAAGCAGGTCGTGGTGATGACCCGCATCATGGACAAGTGGCGGGCCGAGCAGCAGCAGCGCGAGGCCGGCGAGGTCGAGCCGGCGTCGCGCCGCCTGCACCTGCACTTCTGGTCGAAGCCGGTCGAGGTGGTCGTCGAAGACGGTCGCGTGGCCGGCCTGCGCGTCGAGCGCACCGCGCCCGACGGGCAGGGCGGCGTGATCGACACGGGCGAGTTCGAGGTGATCCCGATGCAGTCGCTCTACCGCGCGGTCGGCTACTTCGGTTCGCCGCTCGACGAGATCCCCTTCGACGACGCCCGCGGCGTGATCCCGAACGCGCAGGGCCGCGTGCAGGATCTCGAGGGCGAGCAGATCCCCGGCGTCTACGCGACGGGCTGGATCAAGCGCGGACCGGTCGGTCTCATCGGTCACACGAAGAGCGACGCCATGGAGACCCTCGAGTGCCTCATGGAGGATCGGGCGAACTGGTGGCAGCCCGAGGCTCCCGAGGCGGAGGCGATCCCCGAGCTGCTGCACGCGCGCGAGGTGCCGTACACGACGATCGAGGGCTGGCACCGGCTCGACGACCACGAGCTCGGCCTCGGCGAGCAGGCCGGCCGCACCCGCGTCAAGGTGGTGCCGCGCGACGAGATGACGCGCATCGCACGCGCCGAGTAG
- a CDS encoding polyprenyl synthetase family protein: MAEDTATQALPMRLFRGVQDRRHAKELQQQLELIESELTEHLRFASPVADAPARYLMEAGGKRIRPMLTLLTSELGSGPNEQVRRAAQAVEMTHLASLYHDDVMDDAKLRRGVPAAQTVWSNSVAILAGDLLFARASTLVSGMGEEAILLQARTFERLCLGQLHETVGPQPGDEPIEHYIQVLADKTGALIATAARMGVMFGGAPAEYADPVMEYGERIGVAFQLIDDVIDLSPKKEQTGKRAGTDLRAGVATLPLLLLQQRAAAGGASDAELLGRIETGVSAIREGADPAMLDPEVEELRAHEVTRETEATAHRWAEDAKAVLEVLPKTSVRRALERMADSIVNREG, translated from the coding sequence ATGGCCGAAGACACTGCGACCCAGGCGTTGCCCATGCGCCTCTTCCGTGGCGTGCAGGATCGCCGGCACGCGAAGGAGCTGCAGCAGCAGCTCGAGCTGATCGAGTCCGAGCTGACCGAGCACCTGCGCTTCGCGTCGCCGGTAGCCGACGCGCCTGCGCGGTACCTCATGGAGGCCGGCGGCAAGCGGATCCGACCCATGCTGACCCTGCTCACGAGCGAGCTCGGCAGCGGCCCGAACGAGCAGGTGCGCCGCGCCGCGCAGGCGGTGGAGATGACGCACCTGGCGTCGCTGTACCACGACGACGTGATGGACGACGCGAAGCTGCGCCGGGGGGTGCCGGCGGCCCAGACGGTGTGGTCGAACTCGGTGGCGATCCTCGCCGGAGATCTGCTCTTCGCGCGAGCCTCGACGCTCGTCTCCGGCATGGGCGAGGAGGCGATCCTGCTGCAGGCGCGCACCTTCGAGCGCCTCTGCCTGGGCCAGCTGCACGAGACGGTGGGACCGCAGCCGGGCGACGAGCCGATCGAGCACTACATCCAGGTGCTCGCCGACAAGACGGGCGCGCTGATCGCGACGGCGGCCCGCATGGGCGTGATGTTCGGCGGTGCTCCGGCCGAGTACGCCGACCCGGTGATGGAGTACGGCGAGCGCATCGGCGTGGCGTTCCAGCTGATCGACGACGTGATCGATCTGTCTCCGAAGAAGGAGCAGACGGGCAAGCGCGCCGGCACCGACCTGCGCGCGGGTGTCGCGACGCTGCCGCTGCTGCTGCTGCAGCAGCGGGCCGCGGCGGGCGGCGCCTCGGACGCCGAGCTGCTGGGCAGGATCGAGACGGGCGTCTCGGCCATCCGCGAGGGCGCGGATCCGGCCATGCTCGACCCCGAGGTCGAAGAGCTGCGGGCCCACGAGGTGACCCGCGAGACGGAGGCCACGGCGCACCGCTGGGCCGAGGATGCGAAGGCCGTGCTCGAGGTGCTGCCGAAGACCTCGGTGCGGCGCGCGCTCGAGCGCATGGCCGATTCGATCGTGAACAGGGAAGGCTGA
- the ubiE gene encoding bifunctional demethylmenaquinone methyltransferase/2-methoxy-6-polyprenyl-1,4-benzoquinol methylase UbiE, producing MTRPDTETKHAADVSAMFDEVSPRYDLINDVLTVGNDRLWRIATTRAIAPRKGMRILDLAAGTGTSSAALAAHGAHVTAADFSEGMLAEGRRRHADNDLIDFVWADATQLPFDDDSFDAATISYGLRNVSDPRKALAEMSRVVKPGGRVVIAEFSTPPSSLIRSPYQWYGRHVLPRIAGLINREAAEAYRYLNESIEAWPDQAELCRWMRGAGLDRVAYRNLTFGIVALHRGFVSRASTDASKTDTPKGGATQ from the coding sequence GTGACCCGACCCGACACCGAGACCAAGCATGCGGCCGATGTTTCAGCCATGTTCGACGAGGTGTCCCCTCGCTACGACCTGATCAATGACGTGCTCACCGTCGGCAACGACCGGCTGTGGCGCATCGCCACGACTCGTGCGATCGCCCCGCGCAAGGGCATGCGGATCCTCGACCTCGCCGCGGGCACGGGCACCTCGTCGGCCGCTCTGGCCGCGCACGGCGCGCACGTCACGGCCGCCGACTTCTCGGAGGGCATGCTCGCCGAGGGGCGCCGCCGTCACGCCGATAACGACCTGATCGACTTCGTGTGGGCCGACGCCACGCAGCTGCCCTTCGACGACGACAGCTTCGACGCGGCCACCATCTCCTACGGGCTGCGCAACGTGAGCGATCCGCGCAAGGCGCTCGCCGAGATGAGCCGCGTCGTGAAGCCGGGCGGGCGGGTGGTGATCGCGGAGTTCTCGACGCCTCCGTCGTCGCTGATCCGGAGTCCCTACCAGTGGTACGGCCGCCATGTGCTGCCCCGCATCGCGGGCCTCATCAACCGCGAGGCGGCCGAGGCGTACCGCTATCTCAACGAGTCGATCGAGGCGTGGCCGGATCAGGCCGAGCTCTGCCGGTGGATGCGCGGGGCCGGCCTCGACCGCGTCGCCTACCGCAACCTCACCTTCGGCATCGTGGCGCTGCACCGCGGCTTCGTATCCAGGGCCTCGACCGACGCTTCGAAGACCGACACCCCGAAGGGCGGAGCCACCCAGTGA
- a CDS encoding isochorismate synthase, with protein MTSDPEVPRLRAVTRSLAGIPDLLSLADPQRPMLWHRDDRGSVGLGEVLRLGFRGPNRFRDAAEHWRRLAAAAEIDDPVGLPGTGLVALGAFAFDDRSTAESVLVVPRLVVARHRDAAWITEISRVDEAGGSEITGVEAPGVEVPGAEAPGSPARSSAPELPAAAAPGEWRGTAFAPRALPHGSGRSTRDSVDAYISGVHEAVERITRGEAEKIVLARQIEGRVEAGADLRVPLRRLAERYLDCWTFAVDGLVGASPETLIRSTGGAVSARVLAGTRARHDDDPQRDARARAQLLTSAKEQHEHAFAVQSVVTALSPHVRDLRTSEEPFPLRLPNVWHLATDLGATLDELSSAIELVGALHPTAAVAGTPTAAAVESIAELEPFDRGRYSGAVGWIDAAGDGEWVIALRCAQLGEPAADGSRPIVASAGGGIVAGSDPEHELGETVSKLRPITEAFAE; from the coding sequence GTGACGAGCGATCCCGAGGTGCCCCGGCTGCGTGCGGTGACCCGCAGTCTCGCCGGCATCCCGGATCTGCTCTCCCTCGCCGACCCGCAGCGGCCCATGCTCTGGCACCGCGACGACCGCGGCAGCGTCGGCCTCGGCGAAGTGCTGCGCCTCGGCTTCCGCGGGCCGAACCGCTTCCGCGACGCCGCCGAGCACTGGCGCCGCCTCGCCGCGGCCGCCGAGATCGACGATCCGGTGGGTCTGCCCGGCACGGGCCTCGTCGCGCTCGGCGCCTTCGCCTTCGACGACCGCAGCACCGCCGAGAGCGTGCTGGTGGTGCCCCGCCTCGTCGTGGCCCGGCATCGCGACGCCGCCTGGATCACCGAGATCTCGAGAGTCGACGAGGCAGGGGGCTCCGAGATCACGGGCGTCGAAGCCCCCGGCGTCGAAGTGCCCGGTGCCGAAGCCCCGGGCTCCCCTGCGCGATCGTCGGCGCCCGAGCTCCCCGCCGCTGCCGCGCCAGGCGAGTGGCGGGGCACCGCCTTCGCGCCGCGGGCCCTCCCCCACGGCAGCGGGCGGTCGACGCGCGACTCGGTCGACGCCTACATCTCGGGCGTGCACGAGGCGGTGGAGCGCATCACCCGAGGCGAGGCCGAGAAGATCGTGCTCGCCCGCCAGATCGAGGGGCGCGTCGAAGCCGGGGCCGATCTGCGGGTGCCGCTGCGGCGGCTCGCCGAGCGCTACCTCGACTGCTGGACCTTCGCGGTCGACGGCCTCGTCGGCGCGAGCCCCGAGACGCTGATCCGCTCGACGGGCGGCGCCGTCTCCGCCCGCGTGCTCGCCGGCACCCGCGCCAGGCACGACGACGACCCGCAGCGCGACGCCCGCGCCCGCGCCCAGCTGCTGACGAGCGCGAAGGAGCAGCACGAGCACGCCTTCGCCGTGCAGAGCGTGGTGACGGCGCTGTCGCCCCACGTTCGCGATCTGCGCACGAGCGAGGAGCCCTTCCCGCTGCGCCTGCCGAACGTGTGGCACCTCGCGACCGACCTCGGCGCGACGCTCGACGAGCTCAGCTCGGCGATCGAGCTGGTCGGCGCACTGCACCCGACCGCCGCCGTCGCGGGCACGCCGACCGCGGCCGCGGTCGAGTCGATCGCCGAGCTCGAGCCCTTCGACCGCGGCCGCTACTCGGGCGCCGTCGGCTGGATCGACGCCGCCGGCGACGGCGAGTGGGTGATCGCGCTGCGGTGCGCGCAGCTGGGCGAGCCCGCCGCCGACGGGTCGCGCCCGATCGTGGCGAGCGCCGGCGGCGGCATCGTGGCGGGCTCGGATCCCGAGCACGAGCTCGGCGAGACGGTCTCGAAGCTGCGCCCCATCACCGAGGCCTTCGCCGAGTAG